The following coding sequences lie in one Thermomicrobium sp. 4228-Ro genomic window:
- a CDS encoding LLM class flavin-dependent oxidoreductase, with product MGARGFGLAAAVSHEVIRAAVSACETLGYRTFWVNDTPDGDGLAALAAAAAVTSRIALGVGVLPLSRWTPERIVERVRELDLPVERLRLGIGSGAGSGALERVRQGAQVLRAALSCELVVAALGPRMCRLAGEVADAVLFNWLTPEFVDRSTDWLREGAEAAGRPLPKRYAYVRVALGQAALPRLEDEAARYERFPGYREHFQRMGVPARATAIAVERAEDLSAALAPWEERLDETVVRAVTANDRLEEVLALVEAAAPGRQLGSGGHGVS from the coding sequence ATGGGTGCACGCGGGTTCGGCCTCGCCGCTGCAGTGTCCCACGAGGTGATCCGTGCTGCGGTGAGCGCCTGCGAGACACTGGGCTATCGCACCTTTTGGGTCAACGATACGCCGGACGGTGATGGACTGGCTGCGCTGGCCGCTGCAGCTGCGGTGACGAGCCGCATCGCGCTCGGTGTGGGGGTCTTGCCGCTCTCGCGCTGGACGCCGGAGCGGATCGTCGAACGTGTCCGGGAACTCGACTTGCCGGTCGAACGACTGCGCTTGGGGATCGGTTCGGGCGCCGGAAGCGGAGCGCTCGAACGAGTCCGTCAGGGGGCGCAGGTGCTCCGAGCGGCGCTCTCGTGCGAACTGGTCGTCGCCGCGCTCGGCCCCCGCATGTGCCGGCTGGCGGGCGAAGTCGCCGATGCTGTCCTCTTCAACTGGTTGACACCGGAGTTCGTCGATCGCTCGACCGATTGGCTCCGCGAAGGTGCCGAGGCGGCCGGCCGACCGCTCCCGAAGCGCTACGCGTACGTGCGTGTCGCCCTCGGACAAGCGGCGCTCCCCCGCTTGGAAGACGAAGCAGCCCGGTACGAGCGATTCCCTGGCTATCGTGAGCACTTCCAGCGTATGGGTGTCCCGGCACGCGCGACGGCGATCGCGGTGGAAAGGGCTGAAGACCTTTCGGCGGCGCTGGCTCCGTGGGAGGAACGTCTCGACGAGACGGTCGTGCGAGCAGTGACGGCGAACGACCGGCTCGAGGAGGTCCTGGCGCTCGTCGAGGCAGCGGCACCGGGCCGTCAGCTCGGCTCGGGGGGCCACGGGGTTTCCTGA
- a CDS encoding DinB family protein, producing MLHPYQELIDLLAETPRRLTSLLENVDVPSATGTEHFTRVVAHLAAVEALMRERILRMVAQDTPYFRATDLAVVAESVPSLAEALKRLGQERGETLTTLMTLSLKDWERAAIHETLGEVTVEDLVEELVEHDRRHLEQIERLLAGQETPWPPEPS from the coding sequence ATGCTGCATCCGTATCAGGAACTGATCGACCTCCTCGCCGAGACACCGCGGCGGCTGACCAGCCTACTCGAGAACGTGGACGTTCCCTCTGCGACGGGTACGGAGCATTTCACGCGGGTCGTCGCCCACCTCGCGGCGGTCGAAGCGTTGATGCGCGAGCGGATCCTGCGGATGGTCGCGCAGGATACGCCGTACTTCCGCGCGACCGACCTCGCCGTCGTGGCCGAGTCGGTTCCATCGCTCGCCGAGGCACTCAAACGGCTCGGACAGGAGCGCGGCGAGACGCTCACGACACTGATGACACTCTCGCTGAAGGACTGGGAGCGAGCCGCCATCCACGAGACGCTCGGCGAGGTCACAGTCGAGGATCTCGTCGAAGAGCTGGTCGAGCACGATCGCAGACATCTCGAGCAGATCGAGCGCCTGCTCGCTGGTCAGGAAACCCCGTGGCCCCCCGAGCCGAGCTGA
- a CDS encoding VOC family protein: MREPLTPFGTEIVPAPPGSGLLPYGLPDPGREPLLPAPRELRIEAVQHVAIRVADLRTAESFYREFFGMEVVWRVRRAGERWEYLPADFDWDAGIRTGIYPQYVLLRNGPLALLLQFAGRGTVFVEPRLVHLSLRVAPETLAELRADVLVREYPVAQSDEHAFVFRDPFGITWHITDLAESQPPSR, encoded by the coding sequence ATGCGCGAGCCACTGACGCCCTTTGGCACCGAGATCGTCCCCGCTCCACCAGGTAGTGGACTGCTCCCTTACGGGCTTCCCGATCCGGGACGCGAGCCCCTGCTTCCGGCGCCGCGGGAACTGCGGATCGAAGCAGTCCAGCACGTGGCGATCCGCGTCGCTGACCTCCGCACTGCCGAGTCGTTCTACCGGGAATTCTTCGGGATGGAAGTCGTCTGGCGCGTGCGGCGCGCTGGTGAGCGGTGGGAGTACCTTCCGGCCGACTTCGACTGGGATGCCGGTATCCGTACCGGCATCTACCCCCAGTACGTGTTGCTCCGCAATGGACCGCTCGCCTTGCTGCTCCAGTTCGCAGGGCGCGGCACGGTCTTCGTCGAACCGCGGCTCGTTCACCTCAGCCTGCGGGTCGCGCCCGAAACGCTGGCTGAACTGCGCGCGGACGTCCTCGTCCGTGAGTATCCGGTGGCGCAGAGCGACGAGCATGCGTTCGTCTTCCGCGACCCATTCGGTATCACGTGGCACATCACCGACCTTGCGGAAAGCCAACCGCCCAGCCGTTGA
- a CDS encoding glycosyl hydrolase, whose product MQVIGRSLRVVLACSLTLISLVLAPSPPSQAARDPASYGEFFGIVGRDPWYEFNTDPERYPVRTNRAFLETMMAEMARMGARWVRIEFHAEYDQPSGPGWIDWEKHDWYLLELAPRYAMKVLAVLGSGILADLDASYAFSHINVPPDRDGRNRYTRAFVERTADIAGRYGPALAAIELLNEPNANELLWEETNQQVHAVRPDIYGRLAVDVYETVKRQSPSTRVVAGSILFDRQEDGDRHLAWLRAVYESPAVQDFRARTGRYPWDALSLHPYFLPNAASVLATVRELRAVQLEYGDTSPIWLTEVGMPAEPAAWSPAGVLDPTPAELAQAAFLRQVYTLLWEQAPEVERVFWFKFEDFGTSHGYANWGLVRLLDSSMVYGREAIPWPRKPAFLVYQSLARPDALPTSRVAPPDDPNVRYFPETGHTLSGPFRRYWEANGGLAAFGYPLTEPFWSGGRLVQFFERACFEYWPEFRGTPNEVQLAHLGRWALGNHSFAAQPPPEKPAPGERYFPETGFVVRGAFLRYWEQNGGLARFGLPISPEFREVNPSDGKEYTVQYFERARFEFHPEAVGTRYEVQLGLLGAQALQTLGWYR is encoded by the coding sequence GTGCAGGTCATCGGCCGGTCGTTGCGTGTCGTGCTGGCCTGTTCGCTCACGCTCATCAGCCTGGTCCTCGCCCCGTCACCCCCCAGCCAGGCAGCACGAGACCCAGCGAGCTACGGCGAGTTCTTCGGTATCGTCGGCCGGGACCCCTGGTACGAGTTCAATACCGATCCCGAGCGGTACCCGGTCCGCACCAACCGCGCGTTCCTGGAGACGATGATGGCCGAGATGGCCCGGATGGGTGCGCGCTGGGTGCGCATCGAGTTCCACGCCGAGTACGACCAGCCTTCCGGACCAGGCTGGATCGATTGGGAAAAGCACGACTGGTACCTCCTCGAGCTCGCTCCCCGATACGCCATGAAGGTGCTCGCCGTCCTCGGCTCCGGCATCCTCGCCGACCTCGATGCGAGCTACGCGTTCTCGCACATCAACGTTCCACCGGACCGCGACGGGCGCAATCGCTATACGCGCGCGTTCGTCGAGCGCACCGCCGACATCGCGGGACGCTATGGCCCAGCGCTCGCGGCGATCGAGCTCTTGAACGAGCCGAATGCGAACGAGCTCCTGTGGGAAGAGACGAACCAGCAGGTGCATGCCGTCCGGCCCGATATCTACGGGCGGCTCGCTGTCGATGTCTACGAGACCGTCAAGCGCCAGAGCCCCTCGACCCGGGTCGTCGCCGGGAGCATTCTCTTCGACCGCCAGGAAGACGGCGACCGGCATCTCGCCTGGCTCCGTGCCGTGTACGAGAGCCCGGCGGTCCAGGACTTCCGCGCACGAACCGGACGATATCCATGGGACGCGCTCTCGCTCCACCCCTATTTTCTGCCCAACGCAGCGAGCGTGCTCGCCACAGTCCGCGAACTCCGGGCCGTGCAGCTGGAGTACGGTGACACGAGTCCGATCTGGCTCACCGAAGTCGGGATGCCGGCTGAACCAGCAGCGTGGTCACCGGCAGGCGTGCTCGACCCCACGCCGGCCGAACTCGCGCAGGCAGCGTTTCTCCGGCAGGTCTACACACTCCTCTGGGAGCAGGCCCCCGAGGTCGAGCGCGTCTTCTGGTTCAAGTTCGAGGACTTCGGCACCAGCCACGGGTATGCCAACTGGGGGCTCGTCCGCCTGCTCGATTCCAGTATGGTCTACGGTCGCGAGGCCATACCCTGGCCGCGCAAGCCAGCGTTCCTCGTCTACCAGAGCCTGGCCCGACCGGACGCGTTGCCGACCAGCCGCGTCGCGCCCCCGGACGATCCCAACGTGCGCTATTTTCCGGAGACCGGACACACCCTGAGCGGGCCGTTCCGCCGCTACTGGGAAGCGAACGGTGGACTGGCTGCCTTCGGCTACCCACTCACCGAACCGTTCTGGAGCGGCGGACGACTCGTCCAGTTCTTCGAGCGTGCCTGCTTCGAGTACTGGCCGGAGTTCCGCGGTACTCCGAACGAGGTGCAACTCGCTCATCTCGGACGCTGGGCGCTCGGGAACCACAGCTTCGCTGCGCAACCACCGCCGGAGAAGCCAGCCCCCGGCGAGCGCTATTTTCCGGAAACCGGCTTCGTCGTCCGCGGCGCTTTTTTGCGATACTGGGAGCAGAACGGTGGGCTGGCTCGTTTCGGGTTGCCGATCAGTCCGGAGTTCCGCGAGGTGAACCCGAGCGACGGCAAAGAGTACACCGTCCAGTACTTCGAGCGGGCACGCTTCGAGTTCCATCCGGAGGCAGTTGGGACACGGTACGAGGTGCAGCTCGGGCTCCTCGGCGCGCAGGCACTCCAGACGCTCGGTTGGTACCGCTAG
- a CDS encoding HAD family hydrolase, producing the protein MNTRHPNDRSAPLFRLVVLDIDGTLLDPTDVVRPVVREAIQSCRELGVEVVLATGRRLRTTRPIVSELGIQLPLVLYNGALVWDTEHEAALAERPLDRTALERALREAEREGLGALVLRGPASGERMVLVTDPLPRLPEFEQELLPRTGDVDHRAAQQVLELDDVLTVDLFGPELALRRATARLARAGLPIYHHGPFEWLPALPRWVANVHAPGVSKATGVETLASRLGLTLADVLAVGDGENDLPLLRAAGLGVAMGNAPEHVRAQADAVVRGHDEDGVVEALERFVLEPWRRVRALA; encoded by the coding sequence ATGAACACCCGCCATCCGAATGACCGATCAGCCCCGCTCTTCCGCCTCGTCGTCCTCGATATCGACGGAACGCTCCTCGACCCGACCGACGTGGTCCGTCCCGTGGTGCGCGAGGCGATCCAGTCCTGCCGAGAACTCGGAGTCGAAGTCGTCCTCGCCACCGGACGGCGCCTGCGCACGACGCGGCCGATCGTGAGCGAACTCGGTATCCAGCTCCCGCTCGTCCTCTATAACGGTGCGCTGGTCTGGGATACCGAGCACGAGGCAGCGCTGGCCGAGCGGCCATTGGACCGTACGGCACTGGAACGTGCACTGCGGGAGGCGGAACGCGAAGGGCTCGGTGCGCTCGTGTTACGCGGTCCGGCGAGCGGTGAGCGCATGGTTCTGGTGACGGACCCGCTGCCGCGACTGCCGGAGTTCGAGCAGGAACTCCTGCCGCGCACGGGTGATGTCGACCATCGAGCCGCTCAGCAGGTCCTCGAACTCGACGACGTGTTGACCGTCGACCTCTTCGGACCGGAACTCGCGCTGCGGCGGGCGACGGCGCGGCTGGCCCGTGCTGGGCTTCCGATCTATCATCACGGGCCGTTCGAGTGGCTACCGGCGCTGCCGCGCTGGGTCGCCAACGTGCATGCACCTGGCGTGAGCAAGGCGACTGGCGTCGAGACCCTGGCGAGCCGTCTCGGGTTGACGTTGGCGGACGTCCTCGCCGTGGGGGACGGCGAGAACGACCTGCCGCTTCTCCGCGCTGCCGGGCTCGGGGTCGCGATGGGAAACGCGCCGGAACACGTCCGCGCCCAGGCTGACGCAGTCGTCCGGGGGCACGACGAAGACGGCGTCGTCGAGGCACTGGAGCGCTTCGTGCTCGAGCCGTGGCGGCGAGTCCGAGCGCTGGCCTGA
- a CDS encoding fumarylacetoacetate hydrolase family protein: protein MYLTRHRTVSGSRWACDGQWLPEGFRLSWLLELPADAVRNVLVQLPRSGVASGPLLPPVEPEQEVWAAGVTYLRSRDARMAEAQVKDIYWRVYEAERPELFFKGQGWRMVGPGEPVRVRRDSRWNVPEPELAVVFTRTLEIVGYTVGNDVSSRDIEGENPLYLPQAKIYDGAGSLGPGIVVVEHPGMLRGLRIALEIRRGEAVLFRGETTTDQMKRLPEELVNWLGKELSFPYGGILMTGTGIVPPDDFSLQSGDRVVIRVADMVLENPVS from the coding sequence GTGTACCTCACGCGTCACCGCACAGTGAGTGGATCGCGCTGGGCCTGCGATGGACAGTGGCTCCCGGAGGGATTCCGGCTGAGCTGGCTCCTCGAGCTGCCAGCCGACGCGGTGCGTAACGTTCTCGTTCAGCTGCCCCGCTCGGGCGTCGCGAGCGGCCCGCTCCTCCCGCCGGTCGAGCCGGAGCAAGAGGTCTGGGCGGCTGGCGTCACCTACCTCCGCAGCCGGGACGCGCGGATGGCCGAGGCGCAGGTCAAGGACATCTACTGGCGCGTCTACGAGGCCGAGCGGCCGGAACTGTTCTTCAAGGGACAGGGCTGGCGGATGGTGGGGCCGGGCGAGCCGGTCCGCGTGCGCCGGGACAGCCGCTGGAACGTCCCCGAGCCGGAACTCGCCGTTGTCTTCACCCGGACACTCGAGATCGTCGGCTATACGGTCGGGAACGACGTCTCCTCGCGCGATATCGAAGGCGAGAATCCGCTCTACCTTCCACAAGCCAAGATCTACGATGGGGCCGGGTCGCTGGGGCCCGGCATCGTGGTGGTCGAACACCCCGGGATGCTGCGCGGTCTTCGGATCGCTCTGGAGATCCGTCGCGGCGAAGCGGTGCTCTTCCGGGGCGAGACGACGACCGACCAGATGAAGCGCCTGCCGGAGGAGCTGGTCAACTGGCTCGGCAAGGAGCTGTCCTTCCCGTACGGAGGCATCCTGATGACCGGCACCGGGATCGTCCCACCGGACGACTTCTCCCTCCAGTCCGGTGACCGCGTCGTCATCCGGGTCGCTGACATGGTGCTGGAGAACCCGGTGAGTTGA
- the nrfD gene encoding NrfD/PsrC family molybdoenzyme membrane anchor subunit, which translates to MTDVRTWRHRREPGQPVSAETRESYYGLPVIHGPHWRWPIVFYFVLGGLAGGSAVLAAVARLVGGHWARPVVRAGRYLAFLAVLPGPLLLIVDLGRPERFHHMLRVVKLRSPMSLGVWGLIGFSLTAFANALRQASDDGLLGRSKRLARLVRRLPDRGLAAASALPAFFLAGYTGVLLGATAVPLWARNALLLGPLFLCSALSSAAAALSLLLGHQGKTARARQALERVERVALAGELVLLETIQRRSGPVVGRPLRKGLEGQAYTAARAGTALALALHALAHLLPRRWRRPVTVFASLVALAGAFLLRAALVFGGRRSADDPAATFAITRERN; encoded by the coding sequence ATGACTGACGTCCGCACCTGGCGGCATCGCCGCGAACCCGGGCAACCGGTCAGCGCCGAAACGCGCGAGAGCTACTACGGTCTACCGGTGATCCACGGCCCGCACTGGCGCTGGCCGATCGTCTTCTACTTCGTGCTCGGTGGTCTCGCTGGCGGGAGCGCTGTCCTGGCAGCAGTCGCTCGACTCGTCGGTGGACACTGGGCCCGCCCGGTCGTCCGCGCCGGTCGCTATCTCGCTTTTCTCGCGGTGCTCCCTGGCCCCTTGCTCTTGATCGTCGACCTCGGCCGGCCGGAACGGTTCCACCATATGCTGCGCGTCGTCAAGCTCCGCTCGCCGATGTCGCTCGGTGTGTGGGGACTCATCGGCTTCAGTCTCACCGCGTTCGCGAATGCGCTGCGCCAGGCGAGCGACGACGGCCTGCTGGGTCGCAGCAAGCGACTGGCCCGGCTGGTACGCCGACTTCCCGACCGGGGGCTGGCAGCGGCAAGCGCGCTCCCGGCCTTCTTCCTGGCCGGGTACACCGGCGTGCTGCTCGGCGCGACGGCCGTTCCGCTCTGGGCCCGGAACGCGCTCCTGCTCGGACCGCTCTTTCTCTGCTCGGCGCTCTCCAGTGCGGCTGCCGCGCTCTCGCTCCTGCTGGGGCACCAGGGTAAGACGGCACGCGCCCGGCAGGCACTCGAGCGCGTCGAGCGTGTCGCGCTGGCTGGAGAACTCGTCCTGCTCGAGACGATCCAGCGGCGGAGCGGCCCGGTCGTCGGCCGGCCCCTCCGCAAGGGCCTGGAAGGGCAGGCCTACACGGCGGCCCGTGCCGGCACCGCGCTCGCTCTGGCGCTGCACGCGCTGGCGCACCTGCTGCCGCGACGCTGGCGCCGACCGGTCACCGTCTTCGCCAGTCTCGTCGCCCTCGCTGGCGCATTCCTGTTGCGGGCTGCGCTGGTCTTCGGTGGTCGCCGGTCGGCCGACGATCCGGCGGCGACGTTCGCGATCACGCGGGAACGCAATTGA
- a CDS encoding 4Fe-4S dicluster domain-containing protein yields the protein MSSAVPVGRTRARPGAFGFLTDTTLCIGCKACEVACKQWNQLPMDDFGFTGMSYDNTGDLGATTWRHVAFIERISDREGRRPTRLAPFQSNWLMLSDVCKHCVNAGCMEACPTGAIIRTEFDTVVIQQDICNGCGYCVPACPFGVPALSPYDGKAHKCTLCYDRVKDGLEPACAKACPTDAIQFGPVHALMDRARARVAELQAQGIEARIYGDEALGGTGGIGGLNAFFILTAPPEVYNLPAEPELPQRRVFPAFLTSALAALALGLAALLSFKQGRKARHD from the coding sequence ATGAGCAGCGCGGTGCCGGTCGGGCGGACGCGCGCCCGGCCCGGGGCTTTCGGCTTTCTCACCGATACGACCCTCTGCATCGGTTGCAAGGCCTGCGAGGTCGCTTGCAAGCAGTGGAACCAGCTCCCGATGGACGACTTCGGCTTTACCGGGATGAGCTACGACAACACTGGCGACCTCGGCGCGACCACCTGGCGCCACGTCGCCTTCATCGAGCGGATCAGCGACCGCGAGGGACGGCGACCGACCCGCCTGGCTCCCTTCCAGAGCAACTGGCTGATGTTGAGCGATGTCTGCAAGCACTGCGTCAACGCCGGATGCATGGAAGCATGCCCGACCGGTGCCATCATCCGCACCGAGTTCGACACCGTCGTGATCCAGCAGGACATCTGCAACGGGTGCGGCTATTGTGTCCCAGCCTGCCCCTTCGGTGTTCCCGCCCTGAGCCCGTACGACGGGAAGGCGCACAAGTGCACCCTGTGCTACGACCGGGTGAAGGACGGGCTCGAACCGGCCTGCGCCAAAGCTTGCCCGACCGATGCCATCCAGTTCGGTCCGGTGCATGCCCTGATGGACCGAGCCAGGGCACGCGTCGCCGAGCTGCAGGCACAGGGGATCGAGGCACGGATCTACGGCGACGAGGCGCTCGGCGGCACCGGTGGGATCGGCGGGCTCAACGCCTTCTTCATCCTGACAGCCCCACCGGAGGTCTACAACCTCCCGGCCGAACCGGAACTCCCCCAGCGACGCGTATTCCCCGCTTTCCTGACCAGCGCGCTCGCCGCGCTCGCGCTCGGCCTGGCGGCGCTCCTGTCGTTCAAGCAGGGAAGGAAAGCACGCCATGACTGA
- the fdh gene encoding formate dehydrogenase, producing the protein MGIVQRLRNHIGLVPNPVSRTTREAHARVRGADVSISVCPYCAVGCSQLVYTKDGRIVDIEGNYESPINGGTLCPKGAATWQLIHSPLRELRVKYRAPYSDHWEERPLEWAMERIAQLVKQTRDATFVHRDERGLVVNRTLGIAHLGGATLDNEENYLIKKLFTGGLGIVAVENQARIUHSSTVPGLGARLGRGGATTTLASLADSDCIVIMGSNMAENHPVGFRFVVKARERGARIIHVDPRFSRTSALADLYVPIRPGSDLVFLGALVNYVLNAERWNTDPFFREYVVHYTNASVIVSGEFRDTEELAGLFSGYDPKQRRYDPASWQYAGERRPLEGERWPCRPRIEPERDPTLEHPHCAFQLVKRHFARYTPELVEQACGVPRDLFLDVAETILANSGRDRTTAFCYAVAWTQHTIGTQIISCCALLQLLLGNIGRPGGGILALRGHATIQGSTDIPTLFDLLPGYLKMPRAIPEHATLAEYLASERPATGLWYDMPKFIVSLLKAWYGEAATPENEYGYVFLPKIGGDYSFQSILTMMKDGIVKGLFVMGMNPAVGGQNARLARQALANLDWLVVRDVHEIETASFWYDAPEVRSGEIRPQDIKTEVFFLPAAIAAEKDGTFTNTHRLVQWHDKAIDPPGDARSEAHFVYHLGRRLKELYAGDDSPAGRQIQALTWDYPTVGPHEEPDLMAVAKEISGYRVADGRPVAGFHELADDGSTACGCWIYSGIVTPDGEHRAKRRRGDDRASLDWGFAWPANRRILYNRASADPQGRPWSERKKWIWWDPEQGRWVGYDVPDFPATKPPDYQPPPGARGLDAHPGTAPFIMMLDGLGWLFVPVGLLDGPLPTHYEPWETPVTNMLYPSQPRNPVAPLILRPDNPYHEIGDPRYPYVITTYRLTEHHTAGGMSRWVPWLAELQPAGFVEISPELARELGIANGDWVVVETARGAAEARALVTERVQPLRIAGRTVHVIGMPWHFGFGGLATGGIANELAALVEDPNSLIHEAKSFTCTVRKGRRREGTEP; encoded by the coding sequence CCACTGGGAGGAGCGGCCGCTCGAGTGGGCGATGGAGCGGATCGCGCAACTGGTCAAGCAAACGCGCGACGCGACGTTCGTCCATCGTGACGAGCGCGGCCTGGTGGTCAACCGCACGCTCGGTATCGCCCATCTGGGTGGCGCGACGCTGGACAACGAGGAGAACTATCTCATCAAGAAGCTGTTCACCGGTGGACTCGGCATCGTCGCCGTCGAGAACCAGGCACGGATATGACACTCCAGCACGGTGCCCGGTCTGGGCGCCCGACTCGGTCGAGGTGGTGCGACGACGACGCTGGCGAGCCTGGCCGACAGCGACTGCATCGTCATCATGGGCTCGAACATGGCCGAGAACCACCCGGTCGGCTTCCGCTTCGTCGTGAAAGCGCGCGAGCGTGGCGCTAGGATCATCCACGTCGATCCGCGCTTCTCGCGTACCTCGGCGCTCGCTGACCTCTACGTCCCGATCCGCCCGGGGAGCGACCTCGTCTTCCTCGGCGCACTGGTGAACTATGTCCTCAATGCGGAACGCTGGAACACCGACCCCTTCTTCCGCGAGTACGTCGTCCACTACACGAATGCCAGCGTGATCGTCTCGGGGGAGTTCCGCGACACTGAAGAGCTGGCAGGACTCTTCAGCGGCTACGATCCGAAGCAGCGCCGCTATGACCCGGCGAGCTGGCAGTACGCCGGCGAAAGGCGCCCGCTCGAGGGTGAACGCTGGCCGTGCCGACCGCGCATCGAGCCGGAGCGCGACCCGACGCTCGAGCACCCCCACTGCGCTTTCCAGCTCGTCAAGCGCCACTTCGCGCGCTACACACCCGAACTCGTCGAGCAGGCATGCGGCGTCCCACGCGACCTCTTCCTCGATGTCGCCGAGACGATCCTGGCCAATTCGGGACGCGACCGCACGACCGCTTTCTGCTACGCGGTCGCCTGGACCCAGCACACGATCGGTACCCAGATCATCTCCTGCTGCGCGCTCCTCCAGCTCCTGCTCGGCAACATCGGCCGGCCCGGTGGTGGCATCCTCGCCCTGCGCGGCCACGCCACCATCCAGGGCTCGACCGATATCCCGACCCTCTTCGACCTCCTCCCGGGCTACCTCAAGATGCCGCGGGCTATTCCCGAGCACGCCACGCTGGCCGAGTACCTCGCGAGCGAACGCCCAGCGACCGGGCTCTGGTACGACATGCCGAAGTTCATAGTGTCGCTCCTCAAGGCCTGGTACGGCGAGGCAGCGACACCGGAGAACGAGTATGGGTACGTCTTCCTGCCCAAGATCGGCGGTGATTACTCCTTCCAGTCGATCCTCACCATGATGAAGGACGGCATCGTCAAAGGCCTCTTCGTCATGGGCATGAACCCGGCCGTCGGTGGACAGAACGCCCGGCTGGCACGCCAGGCGCTAGCGAACCTGGACTGGCTCGTCGTGCGCGACGTCCACGAGATCGAGACGGCCTCGTTCTGGTACGACGCGCCGGAAGTGCGCAGCGGCGAGATTCGCCCGCAGGACATCAAGACCGAAGTCTTCTTCCTGCCAGCCGCGATCGCAGCCGAAAAGGACGGCACCTTCACCAATACCCACCGGCTCGTCCAGTGGCACGACAAGGCGATCGATCCACCGGGTGACGCCCGCTCCGAAGCACACTTCGTCTACCACCTCGGGCGGCGGCTGAAGGAGCTCTACGCCGGTGACGACTCACCGGCTGGCCGGCAGATCCAGGCTTTGACCTGGGACTATCCGACGGTCGGGCCGCACGAGGAGCCGGACCTGATGGCAGTCGCCAAGGAGATCAGCGGGTACCGTGTGGCCGATGGTCGACCGGTGGCTGGCTTCCACGAGCTCGCCGACGACGGCTCGACAGCCTGCGGCTGCTGGATCTATTCCGGCATCGTGACACCCGACGGCGAGCACCGTGCCAAACGGCGGCGCGGCGACGACCGGGCCAGTCTGGACTGGGGCTTCGCCTGGCCAGCCAACCGGCGCATCCTCTACAACCGCGCTTCGGCCGACCCGCAGGGTCGCCCGTGGAGCGAGCGCAAGAAGTGGATCTGGTGGGATCCGGAGCAGGGGCGCTGGGTCGGTTACGATGTCCCCGACTTTCCTGCGACGAAGCCGCCCGACTACCAGCCACCACCAGGGGCTCGCGGGCTCGACGCGCACCCGGGAACAGCACCCTTCATCATGATGCTCGACGGCCTGGGCTGGCTCTTCGTCCCGGTCGGTCTCCTCGACGGGCCACTCCCGACGCACTACGAGCCCTGGGAGACACCGGTCACCAACATGCTCTACCCGTCTCAGCCGCGCAACCCGGTCGCACCGCTCATCCTCCGCCCCGACAACCCGTATCACGAGATCGGTGATCCACGCTACCCCTACGTCATCACCACCTACCGCTTGACCGAGCACCATACAGCGGGCGGGATGAGTCGCTGGGTACCGTGGCTGGCGGAACTGCAGCCAGCTGGCTTCGTCGAGATCAGCCCGGAGCTGGCCCGCGAGCTGGGTATCGCCAATGGCGACTGGGTGGTGGTCGAGACCGCCCGTGGCGCAGCTGAAGCGCGTGCGCTGGTCACCGAGCGCGTGCAGCCGCTCCGGATCGCCGGCCGGACGGTGCATGTCATCGGGATGCCCTGGCACTTCGGCTTCGGCGGACTGGCAACGGGAGGGATCGCCAACGAGCTGGCTGCGCTGGTCGAGGATCCCAACTCGCTCATCCACGAGGCCAAGTCGTTTACCTGCACGGTCCGCAAGGGACGACGACGCGAAGGGACTGAACCATGA